The following are encoded in a window of Lichenicola cladoniae genomic DNA:
- a CDS encoding LLM class flavin-dependent oxidoreductase has translation MNIPQPTRFGLPSDTGAKDFGLFLPVANGGWILSSTTPVIDGSYEYNRRAALLAEAIGLDFVMSMAKFRGYGGRTDHWRTSLDSTVLMSALAAQTSRVKIWTTFHTLLQNPAVAAKMIATLDQVSHGRAGLNVVPGAFKGEFAQMGAWPDNVNHDDRYELASEWLRAVKSLWTQPSTTQRGRYFNLEDCHSDPKPVQSPRPFIVAAGMSERGMRFAIEETDAIFIGGRDDDELRATSLRAKEMAHEAGRRLRTYAMLILVIEDSDAEAEATIARFRDGFDEEAFYGMMRSYGMIDAEIGRENAFTARARTGITAPHAAGSPETITRRMTELIEHCDLDGMMLIFPDYLDGLARFGATILPALHARFGQ, from the coding sequence ATGAACATCCCCCAGCCGACCCGGTTCGGACTGCCCTCCGATACGGGGGCGAAGGATTTCGGCCTGTTCCTGCCGGTTGCCAACGGTGGGTGGATCCTGTCCTCCACCACGCCGGTCATCGACGGATCGTACGAATACAACCGCAGGGCCGCATTGCTGGCCGAAGCGATCGGCCTCGACTTCGTCATGTCGATGGCGAAGTTTCGTGGCTACGGCGGCAGGACCGATCATTGGCGCACCTCCCTCGACAGCACGGTGCTGATGTCGGCGCTTGCGGCACAGACCAGCCGGGTAAAAATCTGGACCACCTTCCACACCCTGCTGCAGAACCCCGCGGTTGCCGCCAAGATGATTGCGACCCTCGACCAGGTGAGCCATGGCCGCGCCGGGCTCAACGTGGTTCCGGGCGCCTTCAAGGGCGAGTTCGCGCAGATGGGCGCCTGGCCCGATAACGTGAATCATGACGACCGCTACGAGCTTGCCAGCGAATGGCTGCGGGCGGTCAAGAGCCTGTGGACCCAGCCTTCGACGACGCAACGCGGGCGGTACTTCAATCTCGAGGATTGCCACTCCGATCCAAAGCCGGTGCAGTCGCCACGGCCGTTCATCGTAGCCGCCGGAATGTCCGAGCGCGGCATGCGGTTCGCGATCGAGGAAACCGATGCGATCTTCATCGGCGGCCGCGACGATGACGAGCTCCGCGCGACCAGCCTGCGCGCCAAGGAAATGGCGCATGAAGCCGGCCGCCGGCTGCGCACCTACGCCATGCTGATCCTGGTGATCGAGGATAGCGATGCCGAAGCGGAGGCGACCATCGCCCGGTTCCGCGACGGCTTCGACGAAGAAGCATTCTACGGGATGATGCGCTCCTACGGCATGATCGACGCCGAGATCGGCCGCGAGAACGCGTTCACCGCGCGGGCCCGCACCGGCATCACCGCGCCGCATGCCGCGGGCAGCCCTGAGACGATCACCCGCCGTATGACCGAGCTGATCGAGCATTGCGACCTGGACGGCATGATGCTGATCTTTCCGGACTACCTGGACGGGCTCGCCCGCTTCGGCGCCACGATCCTGCCGGCGCTGCATGCCCGGTTCGGTCAATGA
- a CDS encoding riboflavin synthase subunit alpha — MYSGISQAVVPVMERTPGDGSTSYVLRLPEPLLEGLKLGASVNIDGVCLSAVTIDHDLVSFDVSDGTMAITNLGDRAVGSRVNVERSLKSGEENGGHAVTGHITGTAPITGINTGTGALYLRVAIPEAHRKYVFVRGYLALNGCSLTVAEADEATGEVKINLIPETVRQTSLADYRVGDRINYEIELQTQIMVDTIERCIRQSLQRS; from the coding sequence ATGTATAGCGGGATTTCACAGGCCGTGGTTCCGGTGATGGAGCGTACGCCCGGCGACGGCAGCACCAGCTACGTGCTGCGCCTGCCCGAGCCGTTGCTTGAGGGATTGAAGCTCGGCGCCAGCGTCAACATCGACGGGGTCTGCCTGAGTGCGGTCACCATCGACCATGACCTGGTTTCGTTCGACGTCTCCGACGGCACCATGGCGATCACCAACCTGGGTGACCGCGCCGTCGGCAGCCGGGTCAACGTCGAACGCTCGCTGAAGAGTGGCGAGGAGAATGGCGGCCATGCGGTAACCGGCCATATCACCGGCACCGCTCCGATTACCGGCATCAATACCGGCACCGGGGCGCTGTATCTGCGGGTCGCGATCCCGGAGGCGCACCGCAAATACGTGTTCGTGCGGGGTTACCTGGCGCTTAACGGCTGCAGCCTGACGGTTGCCGAGGCTGACGAGGCCACCGGCGAAGTGAAGATCAACCTGATCCCGGAGACGGTGCGCCAAACCAGCCTGGCCGACTACCGGGTGGGCGATCGCATCAACTACGAGATCGAACTGCAGACCCAGATCATGGTCGACACGATCGAGCGGTGCATCCGCCAGTCGCTCCAGCGCAGCTGA